In Meiothermus ruber DSM 1279, the following proteins share a genomic window:
- a CDS encoding LutB/LldF family L-lactate oxidation iron-sulfur protein: MKLAANRYPQEAARVLREEPQVRESVTGATLNFDSKRRQAYAEVEAEAWRHWAEGVKNHLLMHLDRYLLQAEARLTQNGVQVHWAEDADDARRIVAEIAHKGGVRKVVKAKTMVSEELGINPMLEGMGLEVLETDLGEYIIQLLNQPPSHIVGPAIHLNLAQIRQLFHQRFQTPPEASPEQLAAVARSLLREGFLKADMGISGANFVVAETGTLALIENEGNIRLSTSAPRIHVALVGLEKLLPRFSDLAIFLQLTARAATGQRLGTFVSLIQGPRQPDEPDGPEEVHVVFVDNGRSSVLADLEAWETLRCVRCAACLNACPVYRQTGGHAYGYVYSGPIGAILSPGLVGLEETKPLPYASSLCGACFQACPVRIPIPKLLLTWRNRAVAEGLTPRLEAAAIKGFALAMTQPWMYRLASKALRLLPEKALDNSILPVIKAWTEGRAGLKPSPKSFQQMWEAGEV; encoded by the coding sequence ATGAAGCTAGCCGCCAACCGGTACCCCCAGGAAGCGGCTCGAGTCCTGCGCGAAGAGCCCCAGGTGCGCGAGTCGGTGACGGGGGCCACCCTCAACTTCGACAGCAAGCGGCGGCAGGCCTACGCCGAGGTGGAGGCCGAAGCCTGGCGGCACTGGGCCGAAGGGGTCAAGAACCACCTGCTGATGCACCTGGACAGATACCTGCTCCAGGCCGAGGCCCGGCTCACGCAAAACGGGGTGCAGGTGCACTGGGCCGAGGACGCCGACGACGCCCGGCGCATCGTGGCCGAGATCGCCCACAAGGGTGGGGTGCGCAAGGTGGTCAAGGCCAAGACCATGGTCTCGGAGGAGCTGGGCATCAACCCCATGCTGGAAGGGATGGGCCTCGAGGTGCTCGAGACCGACCTCGGCGAGTACATCATCCAGCTCCTCAACCAGCCGCCCTCGCACATCGTGGGGCCGGCCATCCACCTGAACCTCGCCCAGATTCGCCAGCTCTTCCATCAGCGCTTCCAGACCCCTCCCGAGGCCAGCCCCGAGCAACTGGCCGCCGTGGCCCGCAGCCTGCTGCGCGAGGGCTTTCTAAAAGCCGATATGGGCATCTCCGGGGCCAACTTTGTGGTGGCCGAGACCGGCACCCTGGCCCTGATCGAAAACGAGGGCAACATAAGGCTTTCCACCTCGGCCCCGCGCATCCACGTGGCTTTGGTGGGCCTCGAGAAACTCCTGCCCCGCTTCTCCGACCTTGCGATTTTCTTGCAGCTCACCGCCCGCGCCGCCACCGGGCAACGGCTGGGAACCTTCGTCTCGCTCATCCAGGGGCCACGCCAACCCGATGAGCCCGACGGCCCCGAAGAGGTGCACGTGGTGTTTGTGGACAATGGGCGCAGCAGCGTGCTGGCCGACCTCGAGGCCTGGGAAACCCTGCGCTGCGTGCGCTGCGCGGCCTGCCTGAACGCCTGCCCGGTCTACCGCCAGACCGGCGGGCACGCCTACGGCTACGTGTACAGCGGCCCCATCGGGGCCATTCTGTCGCCGGGGCTCGTAGGCCTGGAGGAAACCAAACCCCTCCCCTACGCCTCCTCGCTGTGCGGGGCCTGCTTTCAGGCCTGCCCGGTGCGCATCCCCATCCCCAAGCTGCTGCTCACCTGGCGCAACCGCGCGGTGGCAGAGGGTCTGACACCGAGGCTCGAGGCCGCCGCCATCAAAGGCTTTGCCCTGGCCATGACCCAGCCATGGATGTACCGCTTGGCCAGCAAGGCCCTGCGCCTGCTACCCGAAAAAGCCCTGGACAACAGCATCCTGCCGGTGATAAAGGCCTGGACCGAAGGCCGGGCCGGTCTCAAACCCAGCCCGAAAAGCTTTCAGCAGATGTGGGAGGCCGGAGAGGTTTGA
- a CDS encoding (Fe-S)-binding protein: MQVALFVTCLTDQFFAEAGVAAVRLLRHLGCTVHFPQGQTCCGQPAYNAGYWAEARQVADHTLEVLEGAEYVVLPSGSCTTMLRTFYPELYRDQPKRFARALALSQKTFELSEFIVKVLGISRLGSGLTGRRIAYHHGCHALRELGLKQEPLTLLRNAGAEIVDWAAAEECCGFGGLFSVKLPEVALGMADRKLSTLPNGQVDMLTSTDAGCMLHLMGRVQNQNLNLPVRPLASVLWEAVG, translated from the coding sequence ATGCAAGTGGCCCTTTTCGTCACCTGTCTGACCGACCAGTTTTTCGCCGAGGCAGGGGTGGCGGCGGTGCGGCTTTTGCGCCACCTGGGCTGCACGGTTCACTTCCCCCAGGGCCAGACCTGCTGCGGCCAGCCCGCCTACAACGCGGGCTACTGGGCCGAGGCCCGCCAGGTGGCCGATCATACGCTGGAGGTGCTCGAGGGCGCCGAGTACGTGGTGCTGCCTTCCGGCTCCTGCACCACCATGCTGCGAACCTTCTACCCCGAGCTCTACCGCGACCAGCCCAAAAGGTTCGCCCGGGCCCTGGCTTTGAGCCAGAAGACCTTTGAGCTCTCCGAGTTCATCGTCAAGGTGCTGGGCATTAGCCGCCTGGGCTCGGGCCTGACGGGCAGACGCATTGCCTACCACCACGGCTGCCACGCCCTGCGCGAGCTGGGCCTCAAACAAGAGCCCCTGACGCTTTTGCGCAACGCCGGGGCCGAGATCGTGGACTGGGCCGCCGCCGAGGAGTGCTGCGGCTTTGGCGGGCTGTTCTCGGTCAAGCTGCCCGAGGTGGCCTTAGGCATGGCCGACCGCAAGCTCTCCACCCTGCCCAACGGACAGGTGGATATGCTCACCAGCACCGATGCCGGCTGTATGCTGCACCTGATGGGGCGCGTGCAGAACCAGAACCTTAACCTGCCCGTGCGCCCGCTGGCCTCGGTCTTGTGGGAGGCGGTGGGATGA
- a CDS encoding heavy metal-binding domain-containing protein, producing the protein MRRKITLTTSSQLEGYQITEYLDVVFGEAIVGANIFRDLLASVRDIVGGRSGAYEAELRKAREIALEELEQAAIARGADAVIGIDVDYETVGQGNMLMVTASGTAVKASRKY; encoded by the coding sequence ATGCGACGCAAGATCACCCTAACCACCTCGAGCCAGCTCGAGGGCTACCAGATTACCGAGTACCTGGACGTGGTGTTTGGCGAGGCCATTGTGGGGGCCAACATCTTCCGCGACCTCCTGGCCTCGGTGCGGGACATCGTGGGGGGCCGCAGCGGGGCCTACGAGGCCGAGCTGCGCAAGGCCCGCGAGATTGCTCTGGAGGAGCTCGAGCAGGCCGCCATCGCCCGCGGGGCCGACGCGGTGATTGGCATAGACGTAGACTACGAGACCGTCGGCCAGGGCAACATGCTGATGGTCACGGCCTCCGGAACCGCGGTAAAAGCCAGCCGCAAGTACTGA
- a CDS encoding DUF418 domain-containing protein, which translates to MQPLAPNQRDVFLDALRGLALVGILAVNLEHFAGVGLYAAQHGNPAHYTLGREILAFFFSGKFYTIFAILFGLGLALQYRRFVSAGLEARALLRRRLGWLLGVGALHGLLLFEGDILGTYALLGLFSLRYLGQAHRLLDITKFLLAGYVLYGLFVFFLRDMAPVPGSAEVFASGSFWAVSMARLETWLGSTVLGSLLFGAELVGLFLLGSYLAPCWQRIGPATLWRVVALGLLVGIPVNWYNAQHPDLQPLRGLGGLAFALVYMALFRLFWPRLGLLHPLRYAGRMPLSNYLLQSLAMSLLFYGYGLGLYGQVSPIWFPLIAVGFVMLQVALSRWWLERFGQGPLEWLWRRFTYGPAGSSHPDRP; encoded by the coding sequence ATGCAACCCCTTGCCCCAAACCAGCGGGATGTTTTCCTGGACGCCCTGCGCGGGCTGGCCCTGGTGGGCATCCTGGCGGTCAACCTCGAGCACTTCGCCGGGGTTGGCCTGTATGCCGCTCAGCATGGAAACCCAGCGCACTACACCCTGGGCCGTGAGATTCTGGCCTTTTTCTTCAGCGGCAAGTTCTATACCATCTTTGCCATTTTGTTTGGGCTGGGCCTGGCCTTGCAGTACCGGCGTTTCGTCTCGGCAGGCCTGGAGGCCCGTGCGCTGCTGCGTCGCCGCCTGGGGTGGCTCCTGGGGGTGGGGGCCCTGCACGGCCTCTTGCTGTTCGAGGGCGACATCCTGGGCACCTATGCCCTCCTGGGTCTTTTCAGCCTGCGCTACCTGGGCCAGGCACACCGGCTTCTGGACATCACCAAGTTCTTGCTGGCGGGGTATGTCCTGTATGGCCTCTTCGTGTTCTTTTTGCGCGATATGGCGCCCGTTCCGGGCAGCGCCGAGGTATTTGCCAGCGGAAGCTTCTGGGCGGTCAGTATGGCCCGGCTTGAGACCTGGCTGGGTAGCACGGTGCTGGGCTCGCTCCTGTTCGGGGCCGAGCTGGTGGGCTTGTTTTTACTGGGCAGCTACCTGGCCCCGTGCTGGCAGCGCATCGGGCCGGCCACCCTCTGGCGGGTGGTGGCGCTGGGGCTGCTGGTGGGCATTCCGGTTAACTGGTACAACGCCCAGCACCCCGATCTTCAGCCCCTGCGCGGGCTAGGCGGGCTGGCCTTTGCACTGGTTTATATGGCCCTGTTTCGCCTGTTCTGGCCCCGGCTCGGCCTGCTACACCCCCTGCGCTACGCAGGCCGGATGCCCCTCAGCAACTACCTGCTGCAATCGCTCGCCATGAGCCTGCTGTTCTACGGCTACGGGCTGGGGCTCTACGGGCAGGTGAGCCCCATCTGGTTCCCGCTCATCGCGGTGGGTTTTGTGATGTTGCAGGTGGCCCTGAGCCGGTGGTGGCTCGAGCGCTTCGGACAGGGGCCGCTGGAATGGTTGTGGCGCAGGTTCACCTACGGCCCGGCTGGCTCGAGCCACCCAGACCGGCCATGA
- a CDS encoding DinB family protein — protein sequence MQTPPQLAPFLRGEIEGVHWLVSVWLRNLEEVEETIQKWATGLTPEGFWWVPAPQANPIGGLVRHIGGSSYRLLLRGTGQEIPEALRIRPAEEMAPSGRAPEEVLAEFAQNFKQVREGLQALRDEDLMRTVQVGPHPVKAVYVLDHIAAHAQHHAGQVITTRKLWEAKNR from the coding sequence ATGCAAACACCTCCACAGTTGGCCCCCTTTTTGCGCGGCGAGATAGAAGGTGTGCACTGGCTGGTATCGGTCTGGCTGCGAAACCTGGAAGAAGTTGAGGAGACCATCCAAAAATGGGCCACGGGCCTCACCCCGGAGGGCTTCTGGTGGGTACCGGCCCCCCAGGCCAACCCCATTGGGGGCCTGGTGCGCCACATCGGTGGATCGTCTTACCGCCTGCTACTACGGGGCACGGGCCAGGAGATCCCTGAGGCCCTGCGCATCCGGCCTGCCGAGGAGATGGCCCCCAGCGGGCGGGCCCCGGAGGAGGTGCTGGCCGAGTTCGCTCAGAACTTTAAGCAAGTGCGGGAAGGTTTGCAGGCCCTGCGGGACGAAGACCTCATGCGCACCGTTCAGGTGGGCCCTCATCCGGTCAAAGCGGTGTACGTGCTCGACCACATTGCGGCCCATGCCCAGCACCACGCCGGCCAGGTAATTACCACCCGCAAGCTGTGGGAGGCTAAAAACCGGTAG
- a CDS encoding ArsR/SmtB family transcription factor, with the protein MTPVSLHPETDSREAQLEAAAEVFKALSDPARLRILAHLAKNPQGACCGPEPGVCACDLEAVTGLSQPTVSHHMKCLVAARLVRGQKRGRWMYYQIDPQGFALVKEFLPAIGG; encoded by the coding sequence ATGACCCCGGTTTCCCTGCACCCCGAGACGGATTCACGCGAAGCCCAGCTAGAGGCTGCTGCCGAGGTCTTCAAGGCCCTCTCCGACCCGGCCCGGCTCAGGATTCTGGCCCACCTGGCCAAGAATCCCCAGGGCGCATGCTGTGGCCCCGAGCCGGGGGTGTGCGCCTGCGACCTCGAGGCCGTCACTGGGCTTTCCCAGCCCACCGTCTCGCACCACATGAAGTGCCTGGTCGCGGCCCGGCTGGTCAGGGGCCAGAAGCGGGGCAGGTGGATGTACTACCAGATCGACCCCCAGGGCTTCGCCTTGGTGAAGGAATTTTTGCCCGCCATCGGCGGCTAG
- a CDS encoding DUF6428 family protein translates to MTTQELLNALAMHPDRPLVFEADGQRLAPGYHVTEVMNVTYESMDCGGRASFWRETVVQLMGPGPVDPPEFMTVQKFLGIYRRVAASVPVRGEAEIRFEYGDAVQPAVRYHVGKVGLQGEYLVVRLTPPGVTCKACDRASDCCGPKALELEAAQK, encoded by the coding sequence ATGACCACACAGGAACTGTTGAACGCCCTGGCTATGCACCCGGACAGGCCCCTGGTCTTCGAGGCCGACGGCCAGAGGTTAGCCCCCGGCTACCACGTCACCGAGGTGATGAACGTGACCTACGAGAGCATGGACTGCGGCGGGCGGGCCAGCTTCTGGCGCGAGACGGTGGTGCAGCTCATGGGGCCGGGCCCTGTCGACCCCCCCGAGTTCATGACCGTGCAGAAGTTCCTCGGCATCTACCGCCGGGTGGCGGCCTCGGTGCCGGTGCGGGGCGAGGCCGAGATCCGCTTCGAGTACGGCGATGCTGTGCAGCCTGCCGTGCGCTACCACGTGGGAAAGGTGGGCTTGCAGGGCGAGTATCTGGTGGTGCGCCTGACCCCGCCCGGCGTGACCTGCAAGGCCTGCGACCGGGCTTCGGACTGTTGCGGGCCAAAGGCGCTCGAGCTGGAGGCGGCCCAAAAGTAG
- the arsN2 gene encoding arsenic resistance N-acetyltransferase ArsN2: MITYCTATSSDLPEVRALLAAAGLPQAGLEDHILNFMLALEGDKVVGCAGLEAHQGSGLLRSLVVAEEYRGMGIGAKLTEGMLDLARYKNLTSLSLLTETAADFFSRFGFAVVPRAELPAALLASQELQGACPDTAIAMTLSLTPPSED, translated from the coding sequence ATGATTACTTACTGCACCGCGACCTCGAGTGACCTACCCGAAGTGCGGGCCCTGCTGGCCGCTGCTGGCCTGCCGCAAGCCGGCCTGGAAGATCACATCCTGAACTTTATGCTGGCCCTCGAGGGCGACAAGGTGGTGGGCTGCGCGGGCCTCGAGGCCCACCAGGGCAGCGGCCTTTTGCGCTCGCTGGTGGTGGCCGAGGAATACCGCGGGATGGGAATTGGGGCCAAGCTCACCGAGGGTATGCTGGATCTGGCCCGCTACAAAAACCTCACCTCGCTCTCGCTCCTCACCGAGACCGCCGCGGATTTTTTCAGCCGCTTCGGTTTTGCCGTGGTTCCACGCGCCGAGCTACCCGCTGCCTTGCTGGCTTCCCAGGAACTCCAGGGGGCCTGCCCCGATACCGCCATCGCCATGACCCTCTCGCTGACACCCCCATCCGAAGACTAG
- a CDS encoding MFS transporter yields MARFLPSPNGFYGWRIAWALALTQTIGFGVLHYAFGVFVKPMEAELGWSRAETSAAFSLALLVSGLAAFPVGRWFDRHGARGLMTAGSIWGALLVWGWAQVQNLTVFYLLWAGLGLAMAMVLYEVAFAVLAVWFRRYRPRAMLVVTLMAGLASTIFVPLSTWLAQAVGWRGALEVLALIFALGTIPLHALVLRRRPEDIGQRPDGELFAGSSSRPLPEPSVSVKEALRGSTFWWLSLGFSLSRATSIALTAHMVPLLLEKGYSPALAATAAGMVGVMQLAGRIAYTPFSQKVSPFYLSAAFMGCYTLGLLGLLGLSGGTGLWAFVLFFGLANGSISLAKPALIAETYGAQHYGSINGSMTSIIAVAQTIAPFAAGALHQLTGGYNAVLWVFAMLAAASALAIALAQPKTTQGLTG; encoded by the coding sequence ATGGCCCGTTTCTTACCGTCTCCCAACGGTTTTTATGGCTGGCGCATCGCCTGGGCCCTGGCCCTGACCCAGACCATTGGTTTTGGGGTGCTGCACTACGCCTTTGGGGTGTTCGTAAAGCCCATGGAGGCCGAGCTGGGCTGGAGCCGGGCCGAGACCTCGGCGGCCTTTTCGCTGGCTTTGCTGGTCTCGGGGCTGGCCGCCTTTCCGGTAGGGCGCTGGTTCGACCGGCACGGGGCTCGAGGCCTCATGACCGCGGGCTCCATCTGGGGCGCTTTGCTGGTCTGGGGCTGGGCCCAGGTGCAAAACCTCACGGTGTTTTACCTGCTCTGGGCGGGCCTGGGCCTGGCCATGGCCATGGTGCTCTACGAGGTGGCTTTCGCGGTGCTGGCGGTCTGGTTCCGCCGCTACCGCCCCCGGGCCATGCTGGTCGTCACCCTGATGGCCGGGCTGGCCAGCACCATCTTCGTGCCGCTTAGCACCTGGCTGGCGCAGGCCGTGGGCTGGCGCGGGGCGCTGGAGGTACTGGCCCTCATCTTTGCCCTGGGCACCATCCCCCTGCACGCCCTGGTTCTGCGACGCCGCCCGGAGGACATTGGGCAGCGACCTGACGGTGAGCTTTTTGCGGGCAGCTCGAGCCGCCCCTTGCCAGAACCCAGCGTGAGCGTTAAGGAGGCCCTGCGCGGGTCTACGTTCTGGTGGCTCTCGCTGGGATTTTCCCTTTCCCGAGCCACCAGCATCGCCCTCACCGCCCACATGGTGCCCCTGCTCCTCGAGAAGGGCTACAGCCCGGCCCTGGCCGCCACCGCCGCCGGGATGGTCGGGGTGATGCAGTTGGCCGGTCGGATCGCCTATACCCCTTTTAGCCAAAAGGTCTCGCCCTTTTACCTCAGTGCGGCTTTTATGGGCTGCTACACCCTGGGCCTGCTGGGCTTGCTGGGATTGTCTGGGGGTACTGGGCTCTGGGCCTTTGTGCTTTTTTTTGGGCTGGCCAACGGTTCGATATCCCTGGCCAAACCGGCCCTGATTGCCGAGACCTACGGAGCCCAACACTACGGCAGCATCAACGGCAGCATGACCTCCATCATCGCAGTTGCCCAGACCATCGCCCCCTTTGCAGCCGGCGCGCTGCACCAACTCACCGGCGGCTACAACGCCGTGCTATGGGTGTTTGCAATGCTGGCCGCGGCCTCGGCCCTGGCCATCGCGCTGGCCCAGCCCAAAACCACCCAGGGCCTGACTGGATGA
- a CDS encoding arsenate reductase ArsC, with protein sequence MRILVLCTHNSARSQMAEGWLRYWASRLGFPGEVWSAGTEQTFVKPEAIAVMQEVGIDLGGHTSKTLFDLPDPWNFDLVLTVCDAAAENCPAYPAKTHRLHVSFPDPSGKGLEEWRRVRDALGRMSEHLIRSLQQGQIPTEADLLEAAGLTRAT encoded by the coding sequence GTGCGTATTCTGGTGCTCTGTACCCACAACTCGGCCCGCAGCCAGATGGCCGAAGGGTGGCTGCGCTACTGGGCCAGCCGCCTGGGCTTCCCCGGCGAGGTCTGGTCGGCGGGCACCGAGCAGACCTTTGTGAAGCCCGAGGCCATCGCGGTAATGCAGGAGGTGGGCATCGACCTGGGCGGGCATACCTCCAAAACCCTCTTCGATCTGCCCGACCCCTGGAACTTTGACCTGGTGCTTACCGTCTGCGATGCGGCTGCCGAAAACTGCCCGGCCTACCCGGCCAAAACCCACCGGCTGCACGTGTCCTTCCCCGACCCTTCGGGTAAAGGTTTGGAGGAATGGCGCAGGGTGCGCGATGCCCTGGGCCGGATGTCCGAGCACCTGATCCGAAGCCTCCAGCAAGGCCAAATCCCCACCGAGGCCGACTTGCTCGAGGCCGCCGGGCTTACGCGGGCAACCTGA
- a CDS encoding arsenate reductase ArsC encodes MKRKPSVLFLCSHNSARSQMAEALLRHYAGAHLDVYSAGLHPSEIHPFTRQVLAEMGLDMEGQYAKSLMEYWGGKYNFTYLIVVCDRAEQECPLFPFSTYRLYWPFEDPSAAQGPDEIRLERFRAVRDQIAAKIRGWLRELEQQNILPRTTSTH; translated from the coding sequence ATGAAACGCAAGCCCTCGGTGCTGTTTTTGTGCAGCCACAACTCGGCCCGCAGCCAGATGGCTGAGGCCCTGCTGCGCCACTATGCGGGGGCGCATCTGGACGTGTATAGCGCCGGGTTGCACCCCAGCGAGATCCACCCCTTCACCCGCCAGGTGCTCGCGGAGATGGGCCTGGATATGGAAGGCCAGTACGCCAAAAGCCTGATGGAGTACTGGGGTGGTAAGTACAACTTCACCTACCTGATTGTGGTTTGCGACCGGGCCGAACAGGAATGCCCGCTCTTCCCCTTCAGCACCTACCGGCTCTACTGGCCCTTCGAAGACCCCAGCGCCGCCCAGGGGCCCGACGAAATTAGGCTCGAGCGCTTCCGCGCCGTGCGCGATCAGATCGCCGCTAAAATTCGCGGCTGGTTGCGGGAACTCGAGCAGCAGAATATCCTGCCCCGCACCACCTCCACTCACTGA
- a CDS encoding GDCCVxC domain-containing (seleno)protein, with protein sequence MPILSATLRCPSCGHAALLTMPEEACQRFYQCEQCGHWMRPKPGDCCVFCSYGDVPCPPKQRAARSRSKDKRGQ encoded by the coding sequence GTGCCGATTCTGAGCGCCACCCTCCGCTGCCCCTCCTGCGGCCACGCTGCGCTGCTCACCATGCCGGAAGAGGCCTGCCAGCGCTTTTACCAGTGCGAGCAGTGCGGCCACTGGATGCGACCCAAGCCGGGGGACTGCTGTGTGTTTTGCAGCTACGGGGACGTGCCCTGCCCGCCCAAGCAGAGGGCGGCCCGTTCACGCTCAAAAGATAAGAGGGGTCAGTGA
- a CDS encoding C39 family peptidase has translation MLLPRAALTLAAFMSLALAQPGSVFLSGARHEYQRYNNCGPATLGMALSYWGGSLTQYQIAPVLKPNKNDKNVSPEEMVAFARKQGFGVHAGVAGDLGLLKRLLAGGFPVIIETWFVTPDHGGMGHYRLLVGYNDRLGHFNAFDSYYGPKVTLRYGEMDALWQVFNRTYLVVYPPSRKAQLATLLGSRMNGPTELRLALELARRETQASPHNAFAWFNLGSTLLRLGNAEEAARAYDRSRQIAPNRTLDPRRPANAVSHWPWRMLWYQFGPYEAYFKTGRYQEVITLANDVLGRINDHEESYYWRGLARKALGNLEGARADFQAALRYKPGYLEAATALQNLRAQGNR, from the coding sequence GTGCTTCTACCTCGAGCAGCCCTCACCCTGGCCGCTTTCATGAGCCTGGCCCTGGCCCAGCCGGGTTCGGTTTTTTTATCGGGCGCAAGGCACGAGTACCAACGCTACAACAACTGCGGCCCGGCCACGCTGGGCATGGCCCTGAGCTACTGGGGGGGGTCGCTTACACAGTACCAGATTGCCCCGGTGCTCAAGCCCAATAAGAACGACAAAAACGTAAGCCCCGAGGAGATGGTCGCCTTCGCCCGCAAGCAGGGGTTTGGCGTGCACGCGGGGGTAGCCGGCGATCTGGGCCTGCTTAAACGCCTCCTGGCCGGGGGCTTTCCGGTGATTATCGAGACCTGGTTTGTGACCCCCGACCACGGCGGGATGGGCCACTACCGCCTGCTGGTGGGCTACAACGACCGCCTGGGCCACTTCAACGCCTTCGATAGCTACTACGGCCCCAAGGTAACGCTGCGCTATGGCGAGATGGACGCTTTGTGGCAGGTGTTCAACCGCACCTATCTGGTGGTCTATCCCCCCAGCCGCAAGGCGCAGCTTGCCACCTTGCTGGGGAGCCGGATGAACGGGCCGACCGAACTGCGGCTGGCCCTCGAGCTGGCCCGGCGCGAAACCCAGGCCAGCCCCCACAACGCCTTCGCCTGGTTCAACCTGGGCAGCACCCTGCTACGGCTTGGCAATGCCGAGGAGGCGGCCAGGGCCTACGACCGCTCGCGGCAGATTGCGCCGAACCGCACCCTCGACCCCCGCCGCCCGGCCAACGCGGTGAGCCACTGGCCCTGGCGGATGCTCTGGTACCAGTTTGGCCCCTACGAGGCCTACTTCAAAACCGGGCGCTACCAGGAGGTGATCACCCTGGCCAACGACGTGCTGGGCCGTATTAACGACCACGAGGAGAGCTATTACTGGCGCGGTCTGGCCCGCAAAGCCCTGGGCAACCTGGAAGGGGCCAGGGCCGATTTTCAGGCCGCGCTGCGCTACAAACCCGGCTACCTCGAGGCCGCAACGGCTTTGCAGAACCTGCGGGCACAAGGCAACCGCTAG
- the guaB gene encoding IMP dehydrogenase, whose translation MLETPSKPRPRTEKIQQEGLTFDDVLLIPAYSEVLPRDVDTRTRLTRKLWLNIPIISAAMDTVTEAEMAIAMAREGGLGIIHKNLSPDEQAAMVRKVKRSEAGMIQDPVTLAPNATLEDAERLMREFKIGGLPVVDFYGKLLGLVTNRDLRFERDMGRLVAEVMTPVERLVTAPPGTILEEAEQLLRQHKIEKLPLVDHEGRLRGLLTLKDLTKRQKFPFAAKDAQGRLLVGAAVGVSKDLEARARALVEAGVDVLVLDSAHGHSRGILEALKQLKHTFGEAVQIIAGNVATAEGARALAEAGADAVKVGIGPGSICTTRVVTGVGVPQITAIMEAVAGLEGLDVPVIADGGIKYSGDVAKALAAGAHSVMLGSMLAGTQEAPGEEVLKDGRRYKLYRGMGSLGAMRQGSADRYFQESGSSAKQLEAKKLVPEGIEGMVPYKGPVGDVLYQVVGGLRASMGYCGAPDLETFRTQTRFTRISNAGLIESHPHGVIITKEAPNYSR comes from the coding sequence ATGCTCGAGACCCCTAGCAAACCCCGCCCCAGAACCGAAAAAATCCAACAAGAAGGCCTCACCTTCGACGACGTGCTGCTCATCCCGGCTTACTCGGAGGTGCTGCCCCGCGATGTGGACACCCGCACCCGCCTGACCCGCAAGCTCTGGCTCAACATCCCCATCATCTCGGCTGCCATGGACACCGTCACCGAGGCCGAGATGGCCATCGCCATGGCCCGCGAGGGCGGCCTGGGGATCATTCACAAAAACCTGAGCCCCGACGAGCAGGCCGCCATGGTGCGCAAGGTCAAGCGCAGCGAGGCCGGCATGATTCAAGACCCGGTCACCCTGGCCCCCAACGCCACCCTGGAAGACGCCGAGCGCCTGATGCGCGAGTTCAAGATCGGGGGGCTGCCGGTGGTGGATTTTTACGGCAAGCTGCTGGGCCTGGTCACCAACCGCGACCTGCGCTTCGAGCGGGACATGGGGCGGCTGGTTGCCGAGGTGATGACCCCGGTGGAACGCCTGGTGACCGCGCCGCCCGGCACCATCCTGGAGGAGGCCGAGCAGCTATTGCGTCAGCACAAGATCGAAAAACTACCCCTGGTGGATCACGAAGGGCGGCTCAGGGGCCTCCTGACCCTCAAAGACCTGACCAAGCGCCAGAAGTTCCCCTTCGCGGCCAAGGATGCCCAGGGCCGCCTGCTGGTGGGGGCGGCGGTGGGGGTCTCGAAGGATCTGGAAGCCAGGGCTCGAGCCCTGGTGGAAGCCGGCGTGGATGTGCTGGTGCTGGACAGCGCCCACGGCCACAGCCGGGGTATTCTGGAGGCCCTTAAGCAGCTCAAACATACTTTTGGCGAGGCCGTGCAGATTATCGCCGGTAACGTAGCCACCGCCGAGGGCGCACGCGCCCTGGCCGAGGCTGGGGCCGACGCGGTCAAGGTGGGGATTGGGCCGGGCTCCATCTGCACCACGCGGGTGGTCACGGGCGTGGGGGTGCCGCAGATTACCGCCATTATGGAAGCGGTGGCGGGCCTCGAGGGCCTGGACGTGCCGGTGATTGCCGACGGCGGCATCAAATACTCCGGCGACGTAGCCAAGGCCCTGGCCGCCGGGGCCCACAGCGTGATGCTCGGCTCCATGCTGGCCGGCACCCAGGAGGCCCCCGGCGAAGAGGTGCTCAAGGATGGCCGCCGCTACAAGCTCTACCGGGGCATGGGCAGCCTGGGGGCCATGCGCCAGGGCTCCGCCGACCGCTACTTCCAGGAGTCCGGCAGCAGCGCCAAGCAGCTCGAGGCCAAAAAACTCGTACCCGAGGGCATCGAGGGCATGGTGCCCTACAAGGGGCCGGTGGGCGACGTGCTCTACCAGGTGGTGGGGGGCCTGCGGGCCTCGATGGGCTACTGCGGCGCGCCCGACCTCGAGACCTTCCGCACCCAGACCCGTTTTACCCGCATCTCCAACGCCGGCCTGATCGAAAGCCACCCGCACGGGGTGATTATTACCAAGGAAGCACCGAACTACTCGAGGTAG